DNA from Brassica napus cultivar Da-Ae chromosome C4, Da-Ae, whole genome shotgun sequence:
gtaaagaaagaaaagacaGAGATGAATACAGCTCCACCGCCGTCACAGTGGGAGAAATGGTGCGAAAGAAAAGGTCATGGACTTCAGCTTAGCGATTCACCATTGCCAGAAGATGCTTCTCCGCAGGCGTCACTTTATTATATCTCCGAAGAGTCATGGAAAGGATTCACGGAATGGGCATTAAAGCCTATACCTTTAACAATTGGTCCTACATGCTTTAATTTGTCTGTAGCTACAAGAGTAGTAAGTGCTGGAAAATGGCTTGGAAACGAGGTAATGAATCTTGTACTAACCTTTAGTGAATTTATCTTCCTAATACTTCTTATATGCTATATTACTTAACTTTCATTGTAAATTTTTAGGAGATGGATGTGGTTATGTTTATATGGCGTGTGAACACTACATTGAATCGTTGGGCCCCTCGCCGTGTTGGAGATCGACTCCTCATTCTTCCTCGACAGAGAGATTGCAGCGGAGAAAAGTTGGAGATCGACTCCCTCATGTCTTCAGTAAATTCTTCATCCACTACAAGAGATCGCCTCGCGAAACAATGGGGAATTCCCACAAGATGCAATTGCGGTGAGGCAGTGAATCGTTTCACttcaaaaacaattcaaaatccGGGAAGATTATTTCATTGTTGTCCTTTGGGATCTCAGAAGGTTAGTCGTGTTATCATATAACTGTCTCCTTGTTGTCCGATGAGAGCAGAATTAGTCAATCTAATTGTGTATTGGATGTTACTGATGAAGGACAAAACCCACTTGTTCAAATGGACTGACAAGTCAGTTGTTGAGGAGATTGAAGACTTCCAAGACCTGTTTGACGTGTTACTCGTTGACAATTCCGAGTTTCAGAAATCAGTGAGAGCTGGTGAGGCCATGATGACACGCCATGAGAGTAGAATTCAAGAGATGGAAGATGCAATGTGCCATTACGAAGAGAAGACCTCAGAATGCATTAGGGAACTAAGGGGCATAAAAgctttgtttgtgtgttgtttggtgatgGTCTTCTTGTACCATATCTATGCATGATGTTCAACAAAGGAAGCGACTTCGCGCACAACTACTTTTATGTGCTTCCTCAacttgttgtttctttttttcaaagaaGTTAAGACCATGTTTCTTGTTATTTCGAGGTGATCATCATCTACTGAAACGAATTATTTTGCAAATACTTTGGTTGTTACTAGAATAAATCGATTTGTCTCTATAGTTTAGCAAATACCAAATTGTCAAATAGGTTCTTAAACAGAAGGTCAAATAGTTTCAAAagcaataagaaaaaaaacagagacagaTGCATACACATAACAAACTAGATGGGTAAATCGCATGTTCCTCTCTTGTGTCCTTCAGTTCCACAACGGCTGCACTTATACTTTTTATTCTTCCTTGATCCTTGAGAAGATGCGAtcttgtcttctactgattcataCCTTCTCTTTACTGGTCGACCAGCACTCTTTCTTGTCTTTGGTGGTAAAACCTTTGCAAGTTTAACCTCAGCAGGGACATTCCATTCAGACTCTAGAACTGCTATTGGATTAATGGAATCTGCATAGGCGGTTCTCCACGCTGCAGTGCTGTATAAGGCGTCAGTGAATCTGTGCACTTCCATACCTGTCAATCTCAAAAAAAACTTGATCAATATGAagtctatatgatgaaaatcccgaaaataaataattctcaAGTATTCATGTGTTTATACTTCCATACCTCGTGAATAAATTGCAGGAATGGCGTGTCGGCAAGGAATTTTTCCTATATCATACTTACCACATGTGCATGTTCTTCTTTCCAAATCAACATGACAATCATATATGTCTCCTTTTACAACCGATCTGAAGTTGTCAACCTTGTAAACCTGGAATCCTTTTGCCTTCACAATTCTCCTAtcaatctttctctccaccttAGCGGTTAAAGGATCTACATGCTTTGAGCTTAACAAGCGACGCTCATAGAACCATCGAGTCAACAGTTCTCTTATACTATCAAGCAAAGGAATAACCGGATATTCTCTAGGTATTCTAAGAACTGAATTTATAGACTCTACAGGGTTCGTGGTCCTAATGTCATACCTGGAGCCATGGAAGAGAGAACGAGCCCATTTGCGCACATCAGCCTCCCGTAGATATCTTCCAAGCTCAAGACTCATATCAAAAATTTCGGTGATACGTTCTTGAAATTCAGTGTACCTATATGCCCGTGAAGCCTTTTCCACCAACGCAGTCAATCCTTTTGTCTTGAAAAATGAGACCACATTGGTCAATAAGTGATGAATGCAAATTCCATGTGCTGATCGAGGGTAGATAGTCCCAATAGCTTTAGAAATAGACGCATTTCTAGCTGAGACAAAAGCTAGATCTTGAAAATCAGCAATAACCACTTTCAACTGTCTGAAGAACCACCCCCATGAATCGTCATTCTCTGAATCAACAACCCCAAATGCAATCGGATACAAATTAGAGTTACCATCTACTGCAGTAGCAACAAGAAGTGTccctttgtatttatttttcagaaaagttCCGTCAACGACAATCACCCTTCGCATTGCATTGTAGAATCCTCTAACTGATTGCCCAAATGACATAAATAGATACATGAATCTTCCCTTCTCATTAGTTTCGTAGTGAGTATGCGTACCAGGATTTGCTTCTTTAATCATATGCAAATATGCTGGTATTTTAGAGTAACTGCGATCTGGTATACCTCTAGCAGCTGCAATAGCAAACTCACGAGCTTCCCAAGCGTGCCAATAAGTAATCTCACAACTATGCTCCATTCTCATAAATTGAATGATGTCATTCGGTTTTGGGCCATCGTTTGCATCATCAAATTGATGTTGTATCAGAGTCCCAATTGTTCTTGCAGATGCTGTTTTTCCGAATTTCCTTTTCTTTGAAGGAGCACATGAATGTCTTCCATCACATTGGTTGATCATGAAATATGTAGACCCATCTATTCCTTCTGCACGCACAGTCCAGTTGCACAATGCATCCTTACATCGAATATACCACCATTTTCTCGTGGATTTGATAACAGTGTAATCGAAATTATTCTTCATCGCCAAAATTTCCATTGTTGCCTTCAGAACCCCTTTACTTGTGAAAATTTGATCCTTCTTCACGAAGTCTCCTCTCCAAGCTCGACCATCCTTATCACTGTCTCCATTGTTTTGACAAAGTTCAATGTTTTCACTCCTTAAAGCACCGCAACCATCCGCAGCGACATGATTCGTTCTTTTAACAAAAGACTCCTTTGACGGCTTGACAAACTCTGCTCGATTTATCTCAggaacttcttcatcctcaacattACTTGAATCACAAGGCTACTTATTCAAATCGATATTGACTCGTTCCTTTTGATTTACACCAGAAACAGAGAACATCACACACAAGGTAGTAGACGATTCCCTCTTTGCATAGCCCACAAAATTAGATGCTTGCCGATCATTGGTGATAATAATTGGAGGATTCCCTTTTTGATTCAACAAAGAATAACTGAACTCGGCATTAATGGCATTATGGTCCACCCCATAATCCTCACACACCGTTATCTTGAGCTGCTTCAACGTAGTAGTAATTGCTAATGTTACCATTCGACCACGCTTTTCTTTGTCTACCACGAAACTCCAGTCATCACCGCGACTACACATTCATTCACCCGATTTGACATAGATTAGAACCATGTTGTATtgatagagaaaagagagatgattatgtcgatgaagaagagagaaacacaaagaacGACGACAAAAGATCGTGGGAGAAGGAGAAAAACGTGGGAGAAAATATTCTTGGAGATATTTAGGgaagatttagtttagatttaggaaacatctttaaccgattatggaagtttccatatttttcggATTTCCTGTAGAATGTATAACCTATGTAAGTCAGAATACAGTAGAGTAGATGTGAAACATATTCTTCCTAGGCGCCACATAAGGTAAAAGACAGACCATATCATGGCTCCAAATATAGATAGGGTATATCAACGCATTGTGGCTATATGTCGTTATCAAGCTAAAGGTATAAGCAAGAtatctttcttgattataacgtaACGTAACCTAGCTTTGgttagaatatataagaaaagataGGTCACGTTGTATACCAAagatatatctatgtataaacATTAGTAGCCGATTTCTAGACTAAGTAGATGACTAGAATGAGTATTGTAACTGTAGCTAgaagatgaaataaaatatgattcatttaaaaaaaacaatttaaacatatatattgtcatacttatgtttccaatagttttgatattttttaacatttttaaaattcagtttactattttttccaTAAAAAAAGGGTAAAATATGTCCAGAATTGTCCAAAATATCAGAAATCCTATTGTGACAAATAAAAGTTCAAAGTGTCacatttttccaattttcccaTTAATTAAAACAACCACATATGATAATCATCATTAGTCTATAAATAGTCCTAACAAAGTAGGTTGTTGAGTTTCATTTCTCTAGAATGGTTTGGATTTTTgatagaaataaataatttaactaaaatatatgCATAAAGCGTAAcgtttaattttgattttaaaaattgtaggCTTTTCGTATATGTCAGATCACGAAGTCTGCACAGTCAAAATATCCATGAGAGAATTGAGTTATGAAATTTGGAAAATGAGCAATCCAAAGAGTTAATAATTCAACCATCATTGAGTTAATACAATCACTATTTTAAAAGAGGAGTAGTTCAAACCGATGACGGTATAGGATTGAGAAATATTTGGTGTCGACTACAAGAAGATCTGCTGCGTGTTTGCAGTTACTGTGAATGTTTCTTGATGCTTTTAAATCCTTATGTGATATATTGCAATCTAATTATGGTTTACAACATACTCTAAATGTCAGCATTGAAGAGAGTGTGACAATGTTTCTGTGAATTTGTGGGCACAATGAAGTTCAGAGGGATGATGGATTATGGTTCAGACGGACGCAGGAGACAGTAAATAGAATTTTGTTGAATTTCTTAGAGAGACTGAGTTACTTGCTTGTGATTGTGCCATGACTCCAAAAAGACAAGAAGTACGTCGAATTCTTGAAAGACTGCAAATGAACGAAATATATTGGCCATATTTCAGTGGATTTGTAGGAGCTATGGATGTACATGGAATGTATTGGAATCGACATGATAGGAGATCCTTTATGATCATGGCAATATGTGACCTAAATATGTTGTTTACATATGTTTGGAATGGAGCACCTAGATCATGTCACAATACATCCGTTGGCACAATGTCACAAGAAAGTGAATCTGAATTTTATTTTCCTCTGGTAGACAAGTATTATGTTGTTGATTCGGGGTATTCAAATAAACGAGGTTTTTTGGCTCCTTATAGATCTTCACGGAATAGGGTTATTAGGTATCACATGTCTTATTTCAACAATGGTccttctccaacgaataaacaaGAATTGTTTAATCGATGTCATGTATCTTTATGTTCTGTTACTGAAAGGACATTTGGATTTTGGAAGAAGAAATTGAggatttttttatgatttttgagaTATGATATTCATGTTCAAACATAATGGAAACTGCTACAATGAGACTACATAATTTTATCagaatttcaaattattttgatgataaTTTGTTGAAGTAATGGAACACACAAATATCATAGGTGAAGATTCTGAAAATGTTCTAAATTATATGGACACAACAAATATGGCTAATGGAGAGCATatgacaaatattaaaaataatattgcaTATATATTATGGGAAAATCAaaatactttttattatattatcttaacttcttttatgtattatttaatattctatattttgaGTTTTGGTTATAAGTTTTATCATTTAAACATATGATATACATTATTTGAACTGCTTTTAACATTCTCAACTGTTGATATGCTTGATATTCACTTATGTCATTTAATATACATGATTCACACTACCTCACTTAAATTACATGATCTGAACTACTATTCGAAActtaatatagatttttttgtcAGAAAATTTTTGTATTATAAGAAGAAACGaaatgaatcaaatatatatggAATAGGTATATCTTAATATACAAAGTAGAAGAGTATCTTCTCTTGCGATACCACATTATCTATCTGATCTTGGAGCGAGCCATGTCAGCAGTGAGAGGACGAGTTTGCTTTCCCAGTTTGTGCAAGTAAACATCTACTAAGGGGCTTCGTCAGAACTTATGAAATGtgtatgatttataaattacaaaatatgtagGCCCATTAAACCCACACGTATGAAAGGTTATCATATGTAACGTTTTCCGTCAACCTTTACACTCGGAAACCCTAGCTGTATCACTTCTCCTCCTCATTGATTCGACTAAGAAACATATGGAGTTATGGCACTCAGTTAACGACGCTCACTAGATGATCTGCAACAGCTCTTTACTTCCTGACAGCCACTCcgattgactatatatatacattgtcAAAGCGTTCACATAGATCTAGTTTTTCAGtcgcgttttttttttggccaaaaTAATATAGAATGGATATAAGAAAGTTTCAATAACCAGAGAAATCACGTCATCAAAATCTATAAAGGAAAGTTCTAATAACTAGAGCTTTTTTAGGGGAAATCATAGCTTCTGATTTCTCTGACTGTTTTTTATGTGAATTTGGCAAGCTTACGTACTCAGAGGTTAGAACAAGTTCTAAATTGTTCAATTACTGCTGTAAAAGTCTTAAAGAAAATTTACTCTTCCGCTCATTCCAAAATTTTGTGGATCCAAAGGTGATCGTTCCAAATGAGCTTAAATCCAAAATTTGTGGGAGGTAAGCACGTCGACTCCGTGTTGTATGATATTTCATCTCCAGCTATTGACAtctatgttaataatttttattcctCAAAACGTTCGCCTCATTTTGAACGCAACCTCAAGGATCCGTTACTATTTCGATAGCGAGAGTAACACATGTAAGGTGGTGTTTGCTTTgcattctttttttaatttgtaaagaCTATTAATTGCACGTATACGCGGAGTATCTAGGGGAGTGAAGGTGGGTCGGCCCCTACTGCTACAAAATATGGAAGGGTGAAAAAGATTGAATCCTTAGCAATGTGAGTGGgagaacccccccccccccccccccccccccccccctcccccatCCCTCCTCCCCGTTGGGTTGCTTTCAAAAACACTGATACGGCGGTGACTAAACGTGGCAATTCCGTCCAACTCGGAAAACAAATCGGTTCATCAAGATAATTCAAGTTTGAGTGTGTTTAAGTGTTTAAAATTAGATGTTAAGTAATAGACTCTGATACTACATAATtgacaagaaaacaacaaaatgGATTTGATTATATTGAATATCGTATGCGGCATTGTATAAAAAGAAGACAGTAAGTGAAGCCCTAAAAGGAAGAAgacaatatatttacaaatatgtCAATAATgggaaaaaaaagtaaaaacaaaaaaagagctAAAGTGGGCTCGACGTCGTGACTTCCtcattataattatcttatagtAGGGGTGTGCGTTCGGGTTTGGGTCGGGTATTTCGTATTTTCGGGTATTtctcggtatagaggtgtataacccgttcgggtatttctatacttcgggtcgggttcgggtatttttagttcggattcggttattttggatcgggttcggatatttagattttgaaaaaaaaaatttcatttctcaaatttcttgtgtttaaaaatataactttcacttaactaaattttatttttaatagattgaatggttaatagatttggacataacattttgaaactaaaaagacattaatttggttattgtttttaaattttggatgtaattttttgttaattcttgaaataaaaagtttgtcatgcattttaagtgagtaacaaattattttttccttagtatcaatataaatattttatataaaatgagagatgtaaactagaaatataaggttaattatacatatgttcggttatcttcggatattcattcgggttcagatattacccattcggattcggatatccaatatctcctaattcaatactcATTcagatattttgctacttcggttcgggtttttcggatcgggttcagaTGCGGTTTCAAATATCGGATAGAGTCTTCACCCCTACCTTATAGAAACCACCAGACcaagttgtatttttttatttttctcgtaAACAtgttcataatatatatttgtacctGAAAGCTAGAAAATACTTAAAACTAAGCTCCGATTAATTCCTTCATATTTGGTTAACTCGCTAGTAATTCCGAAGATGGATTATTACAGAGAGCAAACAAAAGGTCAACTTACTTGTGACACGTGACATGGGAGTCAGTGGTGttcaaacaattaaaatatctttaaaaagCGAACGAAAACCATTAACTAAactatttgttttcattttgtcTCAATCTCCTCTTCTGAGCTCTTCCAAAAACGTAATTTTCGTTTCCTCCTTAGAACACCCACTTATCATCCTCCTCGCAACCACAATCTTCATCATCTTGCGGTCTGAGCTACGCAATCCTTTCTTCTTCCAAGGTAAATCCAGTCACTTTCTTGGATTCGGATTGTGATTCTTCCCGTTTCTTATTTCTAAGACCTGATTTGGTAGTCGTTGCTCTGATAGTAATAATAAAGTTATGCCCTTATGTTGTTTGATTAAATGCCCAAGTGAGAGTCGAATCCATCCAAATCTCTGTTGAATCCATCTAATATAGGCTTTTGGATTCTCGAAACTTCAAATTGCTTTGCAACTTGCCCTTTTGTCATATTTGTGGTAAAAATCTAATCTTTTTGTACATGTTACTCTAAATGCACAGATTCGGAGCTTTTTTATAATGGCGCTGTTACCTCTTCACCATGAGTTCCCCTGTAAAGATCATGTCTTTCAGCATGGGACTTCAACTCGGCATAGCAGAGGACAAGTGTTGTTTGATACGAATGGTTCCAGACGTTGTTTTTCTTCGTTTGCAAGGACCTTCCCTTATTGTCTTTCATCAAGAGGAAAGCTGTGCTTGGTTAGGGCGTCATCAGAGACCAAGATCATCAAGGAGAGACTTAAGCTGTTAGATTCTTATTTTGGGAAACTTCAAGACGACGATGAGAAGAAGCCCTCTATCTCAACGGGTGATGATGAGAAAGCTAAGCTCAATGCGGAGACGGAGTTAGAATCTTTGAGCGTTTATCTTGACAAGCAACAACAAGGTACAAGAATAATAACAACATCTTCTTGAAATACCTGTTTTGTTCCTTTATCTTGTTAATTACGCACTTACTTTACTGCTTCATTGACCATTAGATGCGGTGATAAAACCAGAAGGAGATTCAGCAGCAAGCAAACTGAGAAAGGCGGATATCAAAAGTAATAATTCTAGTCCTTTCCAGCAgctcgatgatgatgatgaggatcaAGGAGAAGATACGTTGAACTTCTATGCTGTGTAAGAACTCTTTCTTATTCACACTTCTTCTAAGATGTAACACATGTTCTtgttaaaattctttttttcttaacgCAGGAGCATATTAGCAGCCATAAACGTCGGAGTGTGTCTGTTTGAAGCAGCGGCTCCAGTGAGGAATAACGAAATGGGACTCTTATCGCTTCCGTTGCTCTATGGAGCAAAGATAAACGATCTAATCGTCGCTGGAGAATGGTGGAGGCTGCTCACACCCATGTTTCTGGTACAAGAACAACAAATTGGGTCTGTTCTCCCATTCTTTGATGTGTATCAGAGACACACTTGACAGGAACAGCTTATTGAAGTGTCAAATCCAATAGTATATATTGCTTAAGTTTCTTCAGTTCTTGATGGCTTGGTTTCATGTTTTTTTGTCTCTGAAACACTTCATCTTACACACTTTTTGCAGCATTCTGGAATCCCTCACGTAGCACTTAGCTCATGGGCTCTGCTTACCTTTGGACCAAAAGTGTGCCGTGACTATGGGATATTCAAGTTTTGTCTGATTTACATTCTCGGAGGAGTCTCTGGTAATTTCATGAGCTTTCTTCTTACTCCAGATCCTACTGTTGGTGGAACTGTAAGCTAACTAAAACTTCTCCCTTTAATGTTACTAAAGTGATTTGTTCCTAACTCTCAGAGCCGTCCATTCGTATATTGATTGATGCAGGGACCAGCATTTGCGTTAATAGGAGCTTGGCTTGTGGACCAATCTCAGAACAAGGAGATGATCAAAAGAGATGAGTATGAGGATTTGTTTCAGAAGGCCATTGTAATGACAGGGCTTGGTCTCATATTAAGCCATTTCGGTCCTATAGATGACTGGTAAGCTTTCAATATATATCATCTTATGAAAAGGATACTGTGTTTTTGGTTCTAACATGCGAGTCATGACAGGACAAATCTGGGAGCACTTGTAGCTGGGATCGTGTATGGGTTCTTCACTTGTCCAGTGCTTCAACTTGGAAGAGGAAGTGAAAGACCTGAAGGGATTGTGACTGTTGGACGGGAGAAACAGAATAGCGGTGATCCATGTAAATCGTTTCTTGTGTTCGTAGTCTTTGTTGCGGTTCTCGTGACTTGTGTGCTAGTCCTTGGGGATGGACCGTTGGACTTCCCTACGTATGATGATGTTGTCTACTCTCTCATTTAGTGTAGCATCATCAAGACAACAACTATAAggtcttgtgtgtgtgtgtgtactTATGTAAATGACAAGTTGAATTTCTGTATTGGTAAACAAGGAGAGAGCTCTTTGGTTTGGGGTATAGCACAATGAGAAAACTATACTAAACTATTCTCacattttggtttggtttggtttatatttatatatctcaaAGTTTATCTACTATTTTGATGCAATTATGTTGAAATCCTTGGGATTTTCATCCATggcttttgaatctgatttccTTCAGTTGGTAAACTTATTAATGATTATTGAAAAACTTATTAATGATGTCGAAGATTGGTCTAGCATGGCTTTCTGAATGATTAATTTGCTCATATtcgtttctcttttcttctattGAATGTAAATCAAATAAATGTATGCGCAAatctcttttcaaaaaaaaaaaaaaacttgaataaGAAACTCTATTTTCTTTCATGTAAACTTTTCGATTTCTCTGGGTAGCTTCCATGGCTAAACATGTTCTAgttgatttaataaaatatggtATTTGCGGTCGAGAAAAAAGATTGAAATCCAAAGCCTTTTTCTTATAGCCAGTTCTcagtttatgttttaaaaatatactagattttgactcgcGCTTAAAAAGCGCGGATTTTTCTTTGGATTTTAAACAAGATTTGtgaattagtattttaaaattgttttctaaTATCATGTTAAAAAGTCATATTATATTGAAgaaaatttttcttaaaattatataatttaccaattagtttatttaagattttgtaTACATGATCTTATATAACTCTCTCTTAGGCCTAGACATTTACCAGACCCGGAAATTAAACCGAAATATAGGTATTATTTGGGTTTCGATCCATGGTAAAGTACATATTTTTCTGGATCCGCGGATCCTTGTTCGAGTCCGGATCCTACCCGAGGGTTGATTAGTACCCGAAGTACTTGAAATATTTTGTGTAAATTAggtatatttagatattttgaggtattatatatactttttaattttgGGTTCATATTTCCGATTACGGGTTTCGGGCAAAAttccatatttaaaaaacatatttcgGGTATTGAAAAAATTTGGGTATTTTTTCGGTTCCTCTGGTCAGATTTTAGGTAAATTTAGGGGTCTTTTaggtatttaaatattttttgtatttatttgatttttcaggttttttggtgttttggtattttttaGGTTTTTGGGTACTTCGAATTTTTCGGGTCTTAAATACCTAAACCAATCCATTCCCATTTTTTTAACACATCCAGTCCTGTTACATATCCAAAAATTATAGGTGTTTTACAGGTATTTGAATTATGAATCCGAACATATCTGAACCTGAAAGAACCGACCTGGACACATACCAGAAATTTTCAAATACCTAGTTATGTCCAGATTTTTAGGATTAGAAGAACTCATACCAGAAAGAAACCGATCCGTACCCGACTCGAATGCCCTAACCTactctttgattatttttgtgTGCATTTTATAAGACCTTAAGATTTATTTAGCAGATTTTTTTGGCTAATTTaattgtatagatttgtaaggtttttaatagtttttaaatttatcttaaataacattttttattataatttttttatagagaataatttaatgtaaaatatataattttgtttttaacagGTGGttacttaagttttttttattaaatttgattttgtaaaatatttggaATAACGTATGAtatatgttaacttttaaataagtttcaaaatatattaattggtTTAGAAGTCGATAGTATAGGAATGATATTGTTTTGGTTCGTGGGTTAGTCAACCAAAATAGTTGTATTATTAGCAAATTGTCCAAGTAAGATTACcataatatttgatataaataatatgGTTAACTCACTAAAAGAAAGGAGTAAAAGTTGGTATATACGGTGTAATGTTATAGACTaacattttgttacaaaaatataaggTAATACCAAAAAATAGATAAGTCTAGTGAAGGAGTCCAAACAACCTTTCATAGGTTGATTTTTTAGAactctttcctttttaatagtattgatatatatatatatatatatatatatatatcttttatatactaaaacacaAGTCATTTGGCAAATCAGAATCTGATatccagcaaaaaaaaatttaaaattttttttaaaaaaaaacttttccaaATTTGATGAATTTCCAAATAACTAAATCCCTAAAATTTCTCGCATTTCACCACCACGTTAAAAAGAATCACGATTTGAAACTGCTAATCTCTTATATATCTTTCAATCTCTTATTCTTTTACTCTCTCTTTGATCTACCGTTATCTCTTTTTCATCTCTCTTTGTCATCCTCCATAGCttcatctttttcatttttctctcTGTTCAGATCTTCTACTGATGCCAAAATTTGTTGTACATACAAGTTGAATATGGCACTTGATTGTACTGTTTCAAAGCTCGGTCAGCAACTGAGGTAATAATACGTACAACTCTTTTATCTACATAATTGGTGTTTTACAGATCTTTGTTATTTATATGGCTAATCATTTGTAAACTATTTGCCTTGCTTTTGCATACAACAAAAACAGAAACGAAGAGGGAAGAGggaaaaaggaaaaagacaAACTAGGCTTTAACAAAAATGAAGCATTTTTGGGCCAACGGAtaattaagagaaaaaaaagccTAAACTACAAACAAAACGAAGGAACAATCAGAAGAAGAGGTTTTGATAAAAGGTAAATGCTTTTACATTGTTTACAAAAGATCATATTGCTGAACTGTTTTTCTACTGTGAAATAGGTTTTACATCAATATGGTAGATTGGAAATTTCCTTCAATATATATGGTGAgcaatttgatattttttctggTCTTTTGAAATCtttcttgatatatatataattttatagaatGGTTGAAAAAATCTAAAGTTTGGAACTATCCATCTATACTTAAACTATTCATTTATACttaataacaatatattttatattgtatttgtaagaaaaaatattccCATGCGAAGCATGGGGTTAATactaggatatatatatatcttaaaatcaACCTGATAAACGACCTCGGAACCTGATAATTTTGCTAGGAAATCATTTATGCTAATGG
Protein-coding regions in this window:
- the LOC106429429 gene encoding uncharacterized protein LOC106429429, producing the protein MCSRGDDWSFVVDKEKRGRMVTLAITTTLKQLKITVCEDYGVDHNAINAEFSYSLLNQKGNPPIIITNDRQASNFVGYAKRESSTTLCVMFSVSGPCDSSNVEDEEVPEINRAEFVKPSKESFVKRTNHVAADGCGALRSENIELCQNNGDSDKDGRAWRGDFVKKDQIFTSKGVLKATMEILAMKNNFDYTVIKSTRKWWYIRCKDALCNWTVRAEGIDGSTYFMINQCDGRHSCAPSKKRKFGKTASARTIGTLIQHQFDDANDGPKPNDIIQFMRMEHSCEITYWHAWEAREFAIAAARGIPDRSYSKIPAYLHMIKEANPGTHTHYETNEKGRFMYLFMSFGQSVRGFYNAMRRVIVVDGTFLKNKYKGTLLVATAVDGNSNLYPIAFGVVDSENDDSWGWFFRQLKVVIADFQDLAFVSARNASISKAIGTIYPRSAHGICIHHLLTNVVSFFKTKGLTALVEKASRAYRYTEFQERITEIFDMSLELGRYLREADVRKWARSLFHGSRYDIRTTNPVESINSVLRIPREYPVIPLLDSIRELLTRWFYERRLLSSKHVDPLTAKVERKIDRRIVKAKGFQVYKVDNFRSVVKGDIYDCHVDLERRTCTCGKYDIGKIPCRHAIPAIYSRGMEVHRFTDALYSTAAWRTAYADSINPIAVLESEWNVPAEVKLAKVLPPKTRKSAGRPVKRRYESVEDKIASSQGSRKNKKYKCSRCGTEGHKRGTCDLPI
- the LOC106429455 gene encoding RHOMBOID-like protein 9, chloroplastic; translated protein: MALLPLHHEFPCKDHVFQHGTSTRHSRGQVLFDTNGSRRCFSSFARTFPYCLSSRGKLCLVRASSETKIIKERLKLLDSYFGKLQDDDEKKPSISTGDDEKAKLNAETELESLSVYLDKQQQDAVIKPEGDSAASKLRKADIKSNNSSPFQQLDDDDEDQGEDTLNFYAVSILAAINVGVCLFEAAAPVRNNEMGLLSLPLLYGAKINDLIVAGEWWRLLTPMFLHSGIPHVALSSWALLTFGPKVCRDYGIFKFCLIYILGGVSGNFMSFLLTPDPTVGGTGPAFALIGAWLVDQSQNKEMIKRDEYEDLFQKAIVMTGLGLILSHFGPIDDWTNLGALVAGIVYGFFTCPVLQLGRGSERPEGIVTVGREKQNSGDPCKSFLVFVVFVAVLVTCVLVLGDGPLDFPTYDDVVYSLI